The Methylorubrum populi genome contains a region encoding:
- a CDS encoding methyl-accepting chemotaxis protein, with the protein MIRLSRSQVSAVAKLTALEQSLAAIEFMPDGTIVTANANFLAVMGYTAAEIVGQHHRLFVDPSEAGTDAYAQFWASLGRGQQQSAVFRRIAKGGRTIWVQGLYAPILDRSGRVERVLKHATDITVQTDARLSATEASRQTLANVQAVAAAAEEMSTSILEISGNMARSKEAVDGISGRARAADHSTGQLRDSARAMDNVVRVISKIADQINLLALNATIEAARAGAAGKGFAVVAAEVKALAGQTTAATIEISNQIAGMQAVSDEVAEMLGAIGSNVTEVEAYVTGIASAIEEQTAVTRDISVSMQAAAEEIASISAGLDRLGSNAA; encoded by the coding sequence ATGATACGTTTGTCTCGGTCGCAGGTTTCAGCGGTCGCAAAGCTGACCGCGCTCGAACAATCGTTGGCTGCCATCGAGTTCATGCCCGATGGAACGATCGTCACGGCGAATGCCAACTTCCTGGCCGTGATGGGGTACACGGCCGCCGAGATCGTCGGTCAGCACCACCGCCTGTTCGTCGATCCGAGCGAGGCGGGAACCGATGCCTATGCTCAGTTCTGGGCGTCCCTCGGCCGTGGGCAGCAGCAGAGCGCCGTTTTCCGGCGCATCGCCAAAGGCGGGCGCACGATCTGGGTACAGGGTCTCTACGCGCCGATCCTCGATCGGAGCGGCCGGGTCGAGCGTGTGCTGAAGCATGCCACCGACATCACCGTCCAGACGGATGCCAGGCTGTCGGCCACCGAAGCCAGCCGCCAGACGCTCGCGAACGTTCAGGCCGTGGCCGCGGCCGCGGAGGAGATGAGCACCTCCATCCTCGAAATCAGCGGCAACATGGCCCGCTCCAAGGAAGCGGTCGACGGCATCAGCGGCCGCGCCCGGGCCGCCGACCACTCGACCGGGCAACTGCGCGACTCGGCGCGGGCGATGGACAACGTCGTGCGCGTGATCTCGAAGATCGCGGATCAGATCAACCTGCTGGCCCTCAACGCGACGATCGAGGCCGCGCGGGCCGGAGCGGCCGGGAAGGGCTTCGCCGTGGTCGCGGCCGAGGTCAAGGCGCTGGCGGGTCAGACGACCGCCGCGACCATCGAGATCTCGAACCAGATCGCCGGCATGCAGGCCGTGTCGGACGAAGTCGCGGAGATGCTCGGCGCCATCGGCTCCAATGTCACGGAGGTCGAGGCCTACGTGACCGGGATCGCGAGCGCCATCGAGGAGCAGACCGCGGTCACGCGGGACATTTCCGTCAGCATGCAGGCGGCGGCCGAGGAGATCGCCAGCATCAGCGCCGGACTGGATCGCCTGGGCAGCAACGCGGCCTGA
- the mutM gene encoding bifunctional DNA-formamidopyrimidine glycosylase/DNA-(apurinic or apyrimidinic site) lyase, with the protein MPELPEVETVRRGLAPAMVGARFTRVTLRRPNLRFPFPERFAERLEGTTVLDLARRAKYLTAPLDSGESLILHLGMSGRFDVKLPDGSNLSPGDFYLEGSLGVPRHDHVVMAFANGATVTYNDTRRFGFMDLVATRGLETCRHFSGMGVEPLSDALDAAVLARLFAGRITPLKAALLDQRLIAGLGNIYVCEALHRSGLHPALPAGALAKPDGTPTPKAKKLVGAIKAVLTEAVAAGGSTLRDYARPDGERGAFQHGFRVYDRAGHACPTKGCTGRVGRIVQGGRSTFFCETCQVLPAR; encoded by the coding sequence ATGCCCGAACTGCCCGAAGTCGAGACCGTGCGCCGGGGGCTGGCCCCCGCGATGGTCGGTGCGCGCTTCACCCGCGTGACCTTGCGCCGGCCGAACCTGCGCTTCCCCTTCCCGGAGCGCTTCGCCGAGCGGCTGGAGGGCACCACCGTGCTCGATCTCGCGCGCCGGGCCAAATACCTCACGGCGCCCCTCGATTCCGGCGAGAGCCTGATCCTGCATCTCGGCATGAGTGGGCGCTTCGACGTGAAGCTGCCCGACGGCTCCAACCTCTCGCCGGGCGACTTCTACCTCGAAGGCAGCCTCGGCGTGCCCAGGCACGACCACGTGGTGATGGCGTTCGCGAACGGCGCCACCGTCACCTACAACGACACCCGCCGCTTCGGCTTCATGGACCTCGTGGCCACGCGCGGCCTCGAGACCTGCCGCCATTTTTCGGGGATGGGCGTCGAGCCGCTGTCCGACGCGCTCGATGCGGCGGTGCTGGCGCGCCTGTTTGCCGGAAGGATCACGCCCTTGAAGGCCGCCCTGCTCGACCAGCGCCTGATCGCGGGCCTCGGCAACATCTACGTCTGCGAGGCGCTGCATCGGTCGGGCCTGCACCCGGCCCTGCCGGCCGGCGCCCTGGCCAAGCCGGACGGGACACCGACGCCCAAGGCGAAGAAACTCGTCGGGGCGATCAAGGCGGTGCTGACCGAGGCGGTCGCCGCCGGGGGCTCGACCTTGCGCGACTACGCCCGGCCGGACGGCGAGCGCGGCGCCTTCCAGCACGGGTTCCGGGTCTACGACCGGGCGGGACATGCCTGCCCGACCAAGGGCTGCACGGGCCGGGTCGGCCGGATCGTCCAGGGCGGGCGCTCGACCTTCTTCTGCGAGACCTGCCAGGTCCTGCCGGCGCGCTGA
- a CDS encoding carboxylate-amine ligase has product MNAHPYRFGIEEEYFLADAETRGTPRRSVKPFHQAAGERLPEIGRELLQCQVEVCTPPATAFAAARDALLRQRRELAALGREHGLLVFAAGTHPIADWARQLPTKGDRYRGILRDVGLAGRRSLICGMHVHVEVSDPDRRVALMDRLLPFQPLLFALSASSPFWQGKPTGLSAYRLSAFGELPRTGLPDLMGDAASYERYVRIMTNAGSIQDASFLWWSLRPSIKFPTLELRIADSCTRLSDALAVAALFRCLVRLVERRPDINAGLTGVSRAIAAENLWRAQRSGTEAELIDESAEQAFSFAAALDTLLSLIAEDAEALGCEAEVADARRILRDGTSAERQIAAFEATRGGDTSNRQALNAVVDWLAETTREG; this is encoded by the coding sequence ATGAACGCCCACCCCTACCGGTTCGGGATCGAGGAGGAATACTTCCTCGCCGATGCCGAGACCCGCGGCACGCCGCGCCGTTCGGTCAAGCCGTTCCACCAAGCGGCCGGCGAGCGGCTGCCCGAGATCGGGCGCGAGTTGCTCCAGTGCCAGGTCGAGGTCTGCACGCCGCCCGCGACGGCGTTTGCCGCCGCCCGCGACGCGCTGCTGCGGCAGCGGCGGGAACTGGCCGCGCTGGGGCGGGAGCACGGGCTCCTCGTCTTCGCCGCCGGCACCCACCCCATCGCCGATTGGGCGCGCCAACTGCCGACCAAGGGCGATCGCTACCGCGGCATCCTGCGCGATGTCGGGCTCGCCGGGCGGCGCAGCCTGATCTGCGGCATGCACGTCCATGTCGAGGTGTCCGACCCCGACCGGCGCGTGGCGCTGATGGACCGGCTGCTGCCGTTCCAGCCGCTGCTGTTCGCCCTCTCGGCCTCCTCGCCGTTCTGGCAGGGCAAACCGACGGGGCTGTCCGCCTACCGCCTCAGCGCCTTCGGCGAGCTGCCCCGCACCGGTCTGCCCGACCTGATGGGCGACGCGGCCTCCTACGAGCGCTACGTTCGGATCATGACCAATGCCGGCTCGATCCAGGATGCGAGCTTCCTGTGGTGGTCCCTGCGCCCCTCGATCAAGTTCCCGACGCTCGAACTGCGCATCGCCGATTCCTGCACGCGGCTCTCCGACGCCCTCGCGGTCGCGGCCCTGTTCCGCTGCCTCGTGCGGCTGGTCGAGCGCCGGCCGGACATCAACGCCGGCCTGACCGGCGTCTCGCGGGCGATCGCGGCCGAGAACCTGTGGCGGGCCCAGCGCAGCGGCACGGAGGCCGAACTGATCGACGAATCCGCCGAGCAGGCTTTCTCCTTCGCCGCCGCCCTCGACACCCTGCTCTCGCTGATCGCCGAGGATGCCGAGGCGCTGGGCTGCGAGGCGGAGGTGGCGGATGCCCGCCGGATCCTGCGGGACGGCACCAGCGCCGAGCGCCAGATCGCCGCTTTCGAAGCCACCCGCGGCGGCGACACCAGCAACCGACAGGCCCTCAACGCGGTGGTGGACTGGCTCGCCGAGACGACGCGGGAGGGCTGA
- a CDS encoding DUF2235 domain-containing protein, whose protein sequence is MIPRPQRRLVLFLDGTWNEDEDDHPPTNIVRMREILKIGVDEALTEHTSSTDDAIAPKATGSFIETNGQLIEYIVYYDRGVGTGAGLDAIRGGVFGSGLSRNIRQAYRFLSEHYADGDEIYVFGFSRGAFTARSLVGYLFAVGLLKPRSCTPENERRAWRHYRRTPQDRYCAEWFALEPHVFDRATLRVTCLGVFDTVGALGVPLDGFRRWNAEKYAFHSTELSSIVDVSLHAVAIDERRRPFEAALWQRPKFKRYPQAKVEQVWFPGAHADIGGGYADWTRDGDIRTGREELALAWMIARVNALTPGLHFAPFEDEGRRPLRLDLPAAVGAPIHRPWRGLTQFRRAARCINQIPPLPAKRTRSVGTMPHADPIEEAVHVSALHLLNRTDGILFEGENRPAPYRPVNLVAALPAIAATYRAADPAIWALWEPFVRKLPDETVSEPELCMVDWNGTRIPRSTATGDPGGLAVLNLLPKDPASLGLGRRAAPTEGVSTLSPVCRSGAAGP, encoded by the coding sequence ATGATTCCGCGACCTCAGCGCCGTCTCGTTCTGTTCTTGGATGGAACCTGGAACGAGGACGAAGACGATCATCCGCCTACGAATATCGTGCGGATGCGCGAAATCCTGAAGATCGGCGTCGATGAGGCACTGACCGAGCACACTTCGTCCACGGACGACGCCATCGCTCCGAAGGCGACCGGATCGTTCATCGAGACGAACGGCCAGCTCATCGAATACATCGTCTATTACGACCGAGGCGTCGGCACGGGAGCAGGACTCGATGCCATCAGGGGCGGCGTCTTCGGAAGCGGGCTCAGCCGCAACATCCGGCAAGCCTATCGCTTCCTGAGCGAACACTATGCCGACGGCGACGAAATCTACGTCTTCGGTTTCTCGCGGGGCGCCTTCACGGCGCGGAGCCTGGTGGGCTACCTCTTCGCGGTCGGACTTCTGAAACCGCGTTCCTGCACGCCCGAGAACGAGCGCCGCGCCTGGCGCCACTATCGCCGGACACCGCAGGACCGCTACTGCGCCGAGTGGTTCGCCCTCGAACCGCACGTGTTCGACCGCGCGACGCTCCGCGTGACGTGCCTCGGCGTGTTCGACACCGTCGGCGCCCTCGGCGTCCCCCTGGACGGCTTCCGGCGCTGGAACGCGGAAAAATACGCGTTCCACAGCACCGAACTGTCCTCCATCGTCGATGTCAGCCTGCACGCCGTCGCCATCGACGAGCGCCGCCGCCCCTTCGAAGCCGCACTCTGGCAGAGACCGAAGTTCAAGCGCTATCCGCAGGCCAAGGTCGAGCAGGTCTGGTTTCCCGGCGCCCACGCCGATATCGGCGGCGGCTACGCCGACTGGACCCGCGACGGAGACATCCGGACGGGCCGTGAGGAACTCGCCCTCGCCTGGATGATCGCCCGGGTCAACGCGCTGACGCCGGGCCTGCACTTCGCCCCCTTCGAAGACGAGGGACGCCGGCCCCTGCGGCTCGACCTGCCCGCGGCCGTCGGGGCGCCGATCCACCGACCCTGGCGCGGCCTCACGCAGTTCCGGCGGGCGGCCCGCTGCATCAACCAGATTCCGCCGCTGCCCGCGAAGCGCACCAGATCCGTCGGGACGATGCCGCATGCCGATCCGATCGAAGAGGCGGTCCACGTCAGCGCGCTGCACCTTCTGAACCGCACGGACGGCATCCTCTTCGAAGGGGAGAACCGGCCGGCCCCCTACCGTCCCGTCAACCTCGTCGCCGCGCTGCCGGCCATCGCCGCGACCTATCGCGCGGCCGATCCGGCGATCTGGGCACTCTGGGAGCCCTTCGTGCGCAAGCTGCCGGACGAAACCGTCTCCGAGCCGGAACTCTGCATGGTCGATTGGAACGGGACGCGCATTCCCCGCAGCACGGCGACCGGCGATCCCGGCGGGCTCGCGGTGCTGAATCTCCTGCCGAAGGACCCGGCGAGCCTCGGCCTTGGCCGCAGGGCAGCCCCGACAGAGGGGGTGTCCACCCTTTCTCCCGTCTGCCGGTCCGGCGCCGCCGGACCTTGA
- the der gene encoding ribosome biogenesis GTPase Der codes for MDLPTVAIVGRPNVGKSTLFNRLVGRKLALVDDRPGVTRDRREGDGFIGDVAFRVIDTAGLEEADADSLLGRMRAQTEAAILEADAVLFVIDARAGVLPADRPFAELVRRSGCPVILIANKAEGGAGMAGAYEAFSLGLGDPIPFSAEHGEGLGSLQDALREVLPEPDEADEDAEGGKGLRVAIVGRPNAGKSTLINRMIGEDRLLVGPEAGITRDSISLDWEWRGRRIKLHDTAGMRRRARIDDKLEKLAVSDGLRAVRFAEVVVVLLDATIPFEKQDLTIVDLVEGEGRSLVIGLNKWDLVADRPGLLKSLREDCTRLLPQVRGVSVVPLSGLAGEGIDRLMQAVADASEVWSRRVSTARINAWLTDALQRNPPPAVSGRRIKIRYATQVKSRPPHFALFGNQLDALPKSYTRYLVNGLREAFDLPGTPIRLSLRTTKNPFEKG; via the coding sequence ATGGATCTGCCGACCGTCGCGATCGTCGGACGCCCGAATGTCGGCAAGTCGACCCTGTTCAACCGGCTGGTCGGGCGCAAGCTCGCCCTGGTCGACGACCGTCCCGGCGTGACCCGCGACCGCCGCGAGGGCGACGGCTTCATCGGCGACGTCGCCTTCCGCGTCATCGACACCGCCGGCCTGGAGGAGGCGGACGCCGATTCGCTGCTCGGCCGGATGCGCGCGCAGACGGAAGCCGCCATCCTCGAAGCCGACGCGGTGCTGTTCGTGATCGACGCCCGCGCCGGGGTGCTGCCGGCCGACCGGCCCTTCGCCGAACTGGTGCGCCGCTCCGGCTGCCCCGTCATCCTCATCGCCAACAAGGCGGAGGGCGGCGCCGGGATGGCCGGCGCCTACGAGGCCTTCTCGCTGGGCCTGGGCGACCCGATCCCCTTCTCCGCCGAGCACGGCGAGGGCCTGGGCTCGCTCCAGGACGCGCTGCGCGAGGTCCTGCCCGAGCCCGACGAGGCGGACGAGGACGCGGAGGGCGGCAAGGGCCTGCGCGTCGCCATCGTCGGCCGGCCCAACGCCGGCAAGTCGACGCTCATCAACCGGATGATCGGCGAGGACCGCCTGCTGGTCGGTCCCGAGGCCGGCATCACCCGCGATTCGATCTCCCTCGACTGGGAATGGCGCGGGCGCCGGATCAAGCTGCACGACACCGCCGGCATGCGCCGCCGGGCGCGCATCGACGACAAGCTGGAAAAGCTCGCGGTCTCCGACGGGTTGCGCGCCGTGCGCTTCGCCGAGGTCGTGGTCGTGCTCCTCGACGCGACGATTCCGTTCGAGAAGCAGGATCTGACCATCGTCGACCTCGTCGAGGGCGAGGGGCGGTCGCTGGTGATCGGCCTCAACAAGTGGGATCTCGTCGCCGACCGGCCGGGGCTGCTCAAGAGCCTGCGCGAGGACTGCACCCGCCTGCTGCCGCAGGTGCGCGGCGTCTCCGTGGTGCCGCTCTCGGGGCTGGCCGGGGAGGGGATCGACCGGCTGATGCAGGCGGTGGCCGACGCCTCCGAGGTGTGGAGCCGGCGCGTCTCCACGGCGCGGATCAACGCGTGGCTCACCGACGCGCTCCAGCGCAACCCGCCGCCGGCCGTCTCGGGGCGGCGCATCAAGATCCGCTACGCCACCCAGGTGAAGAGCCGCCCGCCGCACTTCGCCCTGTTCGGCAACCAGCTCGACGCCCTGCCGAAATCCTACACCCGCTACCTCGTCAACGGCCTGCGCGAGGCCTTCGACCTGCCCGGCACGCCGATCCGGCTGTCCCTGCGCACGACGAAGAACCCGTTCGAGAAGGGGTGA
- a CDS encoding tetratricopeptide repeat protein: MVENNEFIREVDEDYRRDQIARIWKRYNALIITLAILLVAGVGGYNYWRHAERTRAEAASERYDLANRLAKDGKTEEADRDFAAIRTGGPGGYALLARFRVAAETAKRDGAAGAKAYDGLADDPGIGDSLRDLARLRAALLRLDSADPNAALTSLQGLATPTNAFRHTARETLGLTALKRGDVEGAGRWFDQIGADAETPQGLRQRVEVYEALVAGGPVTVTEAEPENAAPPPPITR; the protein is encoded by the coding sequence ATGGTCGAGAACAACGAGTTCATCCGCGAGGTCGACGAGGATTACCGCCGCGATCAGATCGCCAGGATCTGGAAGCGCTACAACGCGCTGATCATCACCCTGGCGATCCTCCTCGTGGCCGGCGTCGGCGGCTACAACTACTGGCGCCACGCCGAGCGCACCCGCGCCGAGGCCGCCTCCGAGCGCTACGATCTCGCCAACCGCCTCGCCAAGGACGGCAAGACGGAGGAGGCGGACCGCGACTTCGCCGCGATCCGGACCGGCGGTCCGGGGGGCTACGCCCTGCTCGCCCGCTTCCGCGTCGCCGCCGAGACCGCCAAGCGCGACGGCGCGGCGGGCGCGAAGGCCTACGACGGGCTTGCCGACGATCCCGGCATCGGCGATTCCCTGCGCGACCTCGCCCGCCTGCGCGCGGCGCTGCTGCGCCTCGACAGCGCCGATCCGAACGCGGCGCTGACCAGCCTCCAGGGACTCGCGACGCCGACCAACGCCTTCCGCCACACCGCCCGCGAGACGCTCGGCCTGACGGCGCTCAAGCGCGGCGACGTCGAGGGCGCCGGCCGCTGGTTCGACCAGATCGGCGCCGATGCCGAGACGCCGCAGGGCCTGCGCCAGCGCGTCGAGGTCTACGAGGCGCTGGTGGCCGGCGGGCCCGTCACGGTGACGGAGGCCGAGCCCGAGAACGCCGCCCCGCCGCCGCCGATCACCCGCTGA
- a CDS encoding IS4 family transposase produces MARTALEHALPAGWIDEVFEQHRQRQYTRELLFSTVVRLTMLVALGLRSSLHAAAREAEDLTVSLPALYDKVNRTEPDLLRALVRGSATRLAPVMTAAGTGHPSLPGYALRVLDGNHLPGSDKRLKPLRAHRGAALPGQTLVVYDPDTGLAVDLVAAEDAYADERALARALLDAAAPGQVWVADRHFCVRTWLQGLVEAGSHFVVRRHGNHPRLGAQGDWQACGSCETGTLCEQSITLEGSGDAWRRIALSLTAPTTEGDRTIWLWSNLPASVSAAQIAQVYRRRWRIEGLFLQMERVLHSEAGRLGRPRAALLGFAAAVLAHNVLSLLSACIEQVHGPEPRVSVFHLSRQIGAGYEGLMVALGHGSVLTGQEDAASVAARLLALAERVDPGRIATSPRGPKRKVDKPYVAAATARKHVATARVLEKAKLMAKKTP; encoded by the coding sequence ATGGCCCGCACGGCCTTGGAACACGCGCTGCCGGCCGGCTGGATCGACGAGGTGTTCGAGCAGCATCGCCAGCGGCAATACACGCGGGAGTTGCTGTTCTCCACTGTCGTCAGGCTGACGATGCTCGTCGCTCTCGGCCTGCGCTCGTCGTTGCACGCCGCTGCGCGCGAAGCCGAAGACCTGACCGTCTCGCTGCCCGCCCTCTACGACAAGGTCAACCGCACCGAGCCCGACCTGCTGCGCGCCCTCGTGCGCGGCAGCGCGACCCGACTGGCCCCGGTGATGACCGCGGCGGGCACCGGCCATCCGAGCCTGCCGGGCTACGCACTGCGCGTGCTGGACGGCAACCATCTGCCCGGCAGCGACAAGCGCCTGAAGCCTCTGCGCGCGCATCGCGGCGCCGCCCTGCCGGGGCAGACCCTGGTCGTCTACGATCCCGATACCGGCCTGGCCGTCGATCTGGTGGCGGCCGAAGATGCTTATGCCGACGAACGGGCGCTGGCCCGGGCCCTCCTGGACGCTGCCGCGCCCGGTCAGGTCTGGGTCGCCGATCGGCACTTCTGTGTCCGGACCTGGCTGCAGGGTCTGGTTGAGGCAGGCAGCCACTTCGTGGTGCGTCGGCACGGCAACCATCCCCGCCTGGGCGCGCAGGGGGATTGGCAGGCGTGCGGCTCCTGCGAGACCGGCACACTGTGTGAGCAGAGCATTACGCTGGAGGGGAGCGGCGATGCGTGGCGGCGCATCGCGCTGAGCTTGACGGCGCCAACGACGGAGGGAGACCGGACGATCTGGCTGTGGAGCAACCTGCCGGCGAGCGTCAGTGCGGCGCAGATCGCGCAGGTGTATCGGCGACGCTGGCGGATCGAGGGTCTGTTCCTGCAGATGGAACGGGTGCTGCACAGCGAGGCCGGTCGCCTGGGTCGTCCGCGGGCGGCCCTGCTGGGGTTTGCCGCTGCCGTTCTGGCCCACAACGTGCTGAGCCTGCTGAGCGCGTGCATCGAGCAGGTGCACGGGCCCGAGCCGCGGGTCTCGGTGTTCCACCTGAGCCGTCAGATCGGTGCCGGCTACGAGGGGCTGATGGTGGCGCTCGGACACGGCTCTGTGTTGACGGGCCAGGAGGATGCGGCGAGCGTCGCGGCCCGCTTGCTCGCCTTGGCGGAGCGGGTCGACCCAGGGCGGATTGCAACCAGCCCGCGTGGTCCCAAGCGCAAGGTCGACAAGCCCTATGTAGCGGCGGCTACGGCCCGAAAACACGTCGCCACCGCCAGGGTCCTCGAAAAGGCCAAGCTAATGGCTAAGAAAACACCTTAA
- a CDS encoding NnrU family protein — MPVLILGLVLFLGTHAFSMARAKRAEVIGRIGEGRFKLGYALLSALGLVLTVYGYGLYRQNGMIPVWSPPLWTRHLAVLLTLFAFVSLAATYLPGHLRTRLKHPMLLGVKIWATAHLLANGDLGSILLFGAFLAWAVAARISAKRRTLTAGPVARQHGGQAAPAGWRNDAIAVVVGVVAWFVFGKYLHPLLIGVAAWPGQA; from the coding sequence ATGCCGGTTCTCATCCTCGGACTCGTGCTGTTCCTCGGCACGCACGCCTTCTCCATGGCCCGGGCCAAGCGCGCCGAGGTGATCGGCCGGATCGGCGAGGGTCGGTTCAAGCTCGGCTACGCGCTTCTGTCCGCCCTCGGCCTCGTGCTCACCGTGTACGGCTACGGGCTCTACCGGCAGAACGGCATGATCCCGGTCTGGTCGCCGCCGCTCTGGACCCGGCATCTGGCGGTGCTGCTGACGCTGTTCGCCTTCGTCAGCCTCGCCGCGACCTACCTGCCGGGCCACCTCCGCACCCGGCTCAAGCACCCGATGCTGCTCGGCGTGAAGATCTGGGCGACCGCCCATCTCCTGGCCAACGGCGATCTCGGCTCGATCCTGCTGTTCGGCGCCTTCCTCGCCTGGGCGGTGGCCGCGCGCATCAGCGCCAAGCGCCGGACGCTGACGGCGGGGCCGGTGGCCCGGCAGCACGGCGGGCAGGCCGCCCCGGCCGGCTGGCGCAACGACGCCATCGCCGTCGTCGTCGGCGTCGTGGCGTGGTTCGTGTTCGGCAAGTATCTGCACCCGCTGCTGATCGGCGTCGCCGCCTGGCCGGGTCAGGCCTGA